A window from Solanum stenotomum isolate F172 chromosome 5, ASM1918654v1, whole genome shotgun sequence encodes these proteins:
- the LOC125863939 gene encoding uncharacterized protein LOC125863939, giving the protein MAFKTVVFAVFGNYFVAFRFLVVVLLVLVFGYYFVAFRFLIVIFLVSDSSQQAPTVQAPFKKRIGSESQSYWTVEAIDSENNVKKLKVKKTDVLNLSGDELIVVNFDYLNEPFGEARNLLSGLCGILACDCSLFPINFEKWSSVPMSYLNRVFDQNIKEMGRRNTENKKKQIIPHTGGSKANATRRDAMMAETGERPGRAQIYIATHKNKDGVYVNEVAKEICISFFMNSNCISTR; this is encoded by the exons ATGGCGTTTAAAACTGTTGTTTTTGCTGTTTTCGGCAACTATTTTGTTGCTTTTAG ATTTTTGGTTGTTGTTCTTTTAGTTTTAG TTTTTGGCTACTATTTTGTTGCTTTTAG Atttttgattgttatttttttagtttcag ACTCATCACAACAAGCTCCAACAGTTCAAGCACCATTCAAAAAGCGTATAGGGAGTGAATCACAGTCATATTGGACTGTAGAAGCAATAG ATTCAGAAAACAATGTCAAAAAgctcaaagtaaaaaaaacagATGTGCTTAATTTATCAGGTGATGAACTTATTGTGGTTAATTTTGATTACCTGAATGAACCATTTGGAGAGGCTCGCAACCTTCTTTCAGGATTGTGTGGAATTTTAGCATGTGATTGCTCTTTATTTCCAATCAACTTTGAGAAATGGTCTAGTGTGCCTATGTCATACTTAAATCGTGTCTTCGATCAAAATATAAAG gaAATGGGTAGAAGAAatactgaaaataaaaaaaaacagataatTCCACACACAGGTGGTTCCAAAGCGAATGCTACGCGAAGGGATGCAATG atGGCTGAAACTGGAGAAAGGCCTGGACGAGCACAAATATATATTGCTactcataaaaataaagatggaGTATATGTTAAtgaagttgcaaaagaaatatgCATAAGTTTCTTCATGAATTCTAATTGCATTtcaacaagataa